A window of the Actinobacillus genomosp. 1 genome harbors these coding sequences:
- a CDS encoding ABC transporter permease subunit, which translates to MSSTTLSAPAPKTPLQEFWYYFCQNRGAVIGLAFITIVFFAAVFAGWVAPFDPIEQNRSALLLPPAWMDGGNSAYLLGTDDIGRDILSRIIYGARLSVFIGLVIVVLSCVFGVILGLLAGYYGGVIDIVIMRFVDIMLAIPSLLLTIGVVTILGPSLINAAIAIAIVSIPSYVRLTRASVMSEKNRDYVVASRVAGAGVLRLMFIVILPNCLAPLIVQMTMGISNAILELAALGFLGIGAQPPTPELGTMLAESRGFMQSANWLVTIPGLAILLLVLAFNLMGDGLRDALDPKLKQ; encoded by the coding sequence ATGTCTTCAACAACCCTTTCGGCACCGGCTCCGAAGACACCTTTACAAGAGTTTTGGTATTACTTTTGCCAAAACCGTGGTGCGGTTATCGGGCTTGCCTTTATTACTATTGTTTTTTTCGCTGCGGTATTTGCAGGTTGGGTCGCCCCTTTTGATCCGATTGAGCAAAACCGTAGCGCTTTATTACTGCCTCCAGCGTGGATGGACGGCGGTAATTCCGCTTATCTGCTAGGAACCGATGATATTGGGCGTGATATTCTTTCCCGTATTATCTATGGTGCGCGCTTATCTGTGTTTATCGGTTTAGTGATTGTTGTTTTATCATGCGTATTCGGTGTGATTTTAGGCTTACTTGCCGGCTATTACGGTGGTGTGATTGATATCGTGATTATGCGCTTTGTCGATATTATGTTGGCAATTCCAAGCTTACTTCTCACCATTGGCGTGGTCACCATTTTAGGACCTTCCTTGATTAATGCGGCGATAGCGATTGCGATTGTATCGATTCCAAGTTATGTGCGTTTAACCCGAGCTTCGGTCATGAGCGAAAAAAATCGTGATTATGTGGTCGCGAGCCGAGTTGCCGGTGCCGGTGTATTACGTTTAATGTTTATCGTGATTTTACCGAACTGCCTTGCACCGTTAATTGTGCAAATGACGATGGGGATTTCCAATGCGATTTTAGAACTTGCCGCACTTGGCTTCTTAGGTATCGGAGCACAGCCACCAACACCGGAATTAGGTACGATGTTAGCGGAATCTCGTGGTTTTATGCAATCGGCAAACTGGTTGGTAACCATTCCGGGGCTCGCAATTTTATTACTTGTATTAGCGTTTAACTTGATGGGTGACGGCTTACGTGATGCGCTCGATCCGAAACTGAAACAATAA
- the dppD gene encoding dipeptide ABC transporter ATP-binding protein produces the protein MALLTVDQLSVHFGDEKAPFKAVDRISYTINEGEVLGIVGESGSGKSVSSLAIMGLIDFPGRVTANSLEFNGNNLLALKPKEKQKIVGADVSMIFQDAMTSLNPSYTVGFQIMEALKVHQGGSKAARRERAIELLTMVGIPDPQSRLEVYPHQLSGGMSQRVMIAMAIACNPKLLIADEPTTALDVTIQAQIIDLLLELQRKENMALILITHDLALVAESAHRIIVMYAGQVVEEGKAELIFKAPLHPYTQALLKALPEFAEGKSRLQSLPGVVPGKYDRPQGCLLNPRCPYATDKCRTSEPELRVLSGRQVKCHFPLNENGMPIKVEESYV, from the coding sequence ATGGCTTTATTAACGGTAGATCAGCTTTCTGTCCATTTTGGTGATGAGAAAGCACCCTTCAAAGCGGTAGATCGTATCAGTTATACGATTAACGAAGGCGAAGTGTTAGGCATTGTCGGTGAGTCAGGTTCCGGTAAATCGGTCAGTTCGTTAGCGATTATGGGCTTAATTGACTTTCCCGGTCGAGTGACGGCAAATTCGCTTGAGTTTAACGGCAATAATTTATTAGCGTTAAAACCGAAAGAAAAACAAAAAATTGTCGGTGCGGACGTGTCTATGATTTTCCAAGATGCGATGACCAGTCTTAACCCAAGTTATACGGTCGGGTTCCAAATTATGGAAGCGTTGAAGGTGCATCAAGGCGGCTCAAAAGCGGCTCGCCGTGAACGTGCGATTGAATTATTGACCATGGTGGGGATTCCGGATCCACAATCTCGTTTAGAGGTGTATCCGCATCAGCTTTCGGGCGGTATGAGCCAGCGTGTAATGATTGCAATGGCGATTGCTTGTAACCCAAAATTATTGATTGCGGACGAACCGACCACCGCATTAGACGTAACGATTCAAGCACAAATTATTGATTTATTGCTGGAATTGCAGCGCAAAGAAAATATGGCGTTGATTCTGATTACCCACGATTTAGCGTTGGTTGCGGAATCGGCACATCGTATTATCGTGATGTATGCAGGGCAAGTAGTGGAAGAGGGCAAGGCGGAATTAATCTTTAAAGCGCCGCTTCACCCCTATACGCAAGCATTGCTTAAAGCTTTGCCTGAATTTGCCGAAGGTAAATCTCGTTTACAATCGCTGCCCGGTGTGGTTCCCGGCAAATATGACCGACCGCAAGGCTGTTTGCTGAATCCTCGTTGCCCGTATGCTACGGATAAATGCCGAACCAGCGAACCTGAATTACGTGTTTTAAGCGGTCGCCAAGTGAAATGCCATTTTCCATTAAATGAAAATGGTATGCCAATAAAAGTAGAGGAAAGCTATGTGTAA
- a CDS encoding HNH endonuclease produces MCKYWIVNRNNTANDSDNFLWAPETRADGKKYKFYSDIRDIKDGDIIYSLSNSKIEYVGLALGFAYKASKPDGFQNNWKNEGYKLDVKFERILSPILLADIKYVIKKELKDNTLFTKNCTVKQGAYIAPIGKSLAAYIEVFLEKQLFNINSSAEADVLRETENQSLVRARLGQNIFKKNLYQIENSCRVTKTSDITFLIASHIKPWRDSSDKERLDGYNGLLLAPHIDKLFDNGYISFEDDGQLIVSPHLSEQILFEWNIKRELNVGKFKSQQKLYLDYHRKNIFKN; encoded by the coding sequence ATGTGTAAGTATTGGATTGTAAACCGAAATAACACGGCTAATGACTCGGATAATTTTTTATGGGCTCCAGAAACAAGAGCTGACGGGAAAAAATATAAATTCTATAGTGATATCAGAGATATCAAGGATGGAGATATTATTTATTCATTATCTAATTCCAAAATAGAGTACGTAGGTTTAGCTTTAGGATTTGCATATAAAGCATCTAAGCCGGATGGGTTTCAAAATAATTGGAAAAATGAAGGTTATAAGTTAGATGTCAAATTTGAAAGAATCTTATCACCTATCTTATTAGCAGATATTAAATATGTAATTAAAAAAGAGCTTAAAGATAATACTTTATTTACTAAAAATTGTACTGTAAAACAGGGAGCATATATTGCTCCTATAGGTAAATCTTTAGCTGCATATATTGAAGTTTTTTTAGAAAAACAGCTATTTAATATTAATAGTAGTGCTGAAGCAGATGTATTGAGAGAAACAGAAAATCAATCTTTAGTTAGAGCAAGATTAGGCCAAAACATATTTAAAAAGAATCTTTATCAAATAGAAAACTCTTGCAGAGTTACAAAAACTAGCGATATTACATTTTTAATAGCGAGCCATATTAAGCCTTGGCGAGATAGTAGTGATAAAGAGCGTTTGGATGGATATAATGGCTTATTATTAGCTCCACATATAGATAAGTTGTTTGATAATGGATATATTTCTTTTGAAGATGATGGCCAATTGATAGTTAGTCCACATTTATCAGAGCAAATATTATTTGAATGGAATATAAAAAGAGAGCTAAATGTAGGTAAATTCAAAAGCCAGCAGAAATTATATTTAGATTACCATCGAAAAAATATATTTAAAAACTAA
- a CDS encoding peptide ABC transporter ATP-binding protein → MQKIKNEQNAPLLDAKNLKKYYPVKQGMFAKPKTVKAVDGVSFQLERGKTLAVVGESGCGKSTLGRMLTMIESPTEGELFYKGQNFLVNDKDTAALRRKKIQIVFQNPYSSLNPRKKVGSILEEPLLINTDLSAAERKAKVLEMMGKVGLKPEFYDRYPHMFSGGQRQRIAIARGLMLNPDVVVADEPVSALDVSVRAQVLNLMMDLQDEMGLSYVFISHDLSVVEHIADEVMVMYLGRVVEQGETKAIFSNPRHPYTQALLSATPHLNPEQRRERIKLTGELPSPLNPPKGCAFHARCRLATEKCKAEQPQLKSYENGTKIACFMVE, encoded by the coding sequence ATGCAAAAAATAAAAAATGAACAAAACGCACCGCTTCTTGATGCGAAAAATCTGAAAAAATATTATCCGGTTAAGCAGGGAATGTTCGCAAAACCGAAAACGGTTAAAGCGGTAGATGGCGTGTCATTCCAGTTGGAACGAGGTAAAACCCTGGCGGTGGTCGGTGAGTCTGGTTGCGGTAAATCAACCTTGGGGCGAATGCTCACTATGATTGAAAGTCCGACTGAAGGAGAATTGTTTTATAAAGGGCAGAATTTCTTAGTCAATGATAAAGATACCGCTGCATTACGCCGTAAAAAAATTCAGATTGTGTTCCAAAACCCTTATAGCTCGCTGAATCCACGTAAAAAAGTGGGAAGCATTTTAGAAGAGCCGTTATTAATTAATACTGATTTATCGGCAGCAGAGCGTAAAGCGAAAGTGTTGGAAATGATGGGCAAAGTCGGTTTAAAGCCTGAGTTTTACGACCGCTATCCGCATATGTTTTCCGGCGGACAACGCCAGCGTATTGCGATTGCTCGAGGCCTAATGCTTAACCCTGATGTGGTTGTAGCTGATGAGCCGGTTTCGGCATTAGATGTATCGGTACGGGCGCAGGTACTTAATTTGATGATGGATCTGCAAGACGAGATGGGGCTGTCTTATGTTTTCATTTCGCATGATTTATCGGTGGTTGAGCATATTGCCGATGAAGTGATGGTGATGTACTTAGGGCGAGTGGTGGAGCAAGGCGAAACCAAAGCGATTTTCAGTAATCCTCGCCACCCGTACACCCAAGCGTTACTTTCGGCGACACCTCACTTAAATCCGGAGCAACGTCGTGAGCGAATTAAATTAACCGGTGAATTACCAAGCCCGTTAAATCCGCCGAAAGGTTGTGCATTCCATGCTCGTTGCCGCTTGGCGACCGAAAAATGTAAAGCGGAACAACCTCAATTAAAAAGCTATGAAAACGGCACCAAAATTGCCTGCTTTATGGTGGAATAG
- the psiE gene encoding phosphate-starvation-inducible protein PsiE, protein MNISEKFPDTITKLLRTILSILLIILAIVLIIALVKVTYGLCVMIITSGATVPYALAEQIVMFFLYFGFLGLISQYFKSGYHFPLRYFIYAGITAMLRLIIVDHESATNTILFAGAILLMVIALCLVLYSDKLRNI, encoded by the coding sequence ATGAATATCAGCGAAAAATTCCCCGATACAATTACCAAATTATTACGCACAATCTTAAGCATATTACTTATTATTCTGGCTATCGTACTCATTATCGCGCTCGTTAAAGTAACCTATGGGCTATGTGTAATGATTATCACCAGCGGTGCGACCGTCCCTTATGCTCTTGCCGAACAAATTGTAATGTTCTTTCTCTACTTCGGTTTCCTAGGACTCATTTCACAATATTTCAAGAGCGGTTACCACTTCCCTTTACGCTATTTTATTTATGCGGGGATCACCGCCATGTTACGCTTGATTATTGTCGATCACGAAAGTGCAACGAACACAATTCTATTCGCCGGCGCAATCTTATTGATGGTTATCGCTCTCTGCTTAGTGCTTTATTCGGATAAACTTAGAAATATCTAG
- a CDS encoding hydrolase translates to MKVFNRHAHIFFIGGAADLEPYYFVGPLHNITIAQKKLARRMQKYLVHHSNIHLHSLSYNRVYYLSDIELNVLVKIQPQDLIYIIGHSLGGWNATHLARILKDKGYRVRILATLDPVGEGTLVWIGSNIYKNPETEPLADLWINIRAENDNLDLSDIVAQIGRQWLLNDGPDINETLYIHHYDAQRMLRHKLHTGKSIMDYIIENIRQLL, encoded by the coding sequence ATGAAAGTATTTAATCGACACGCTCATATTTTCTTTATTGGAGGAGCTGCCGATCTTGAACCCTACTACTTTGTCGGGCCACTACACAATATTACGATTGCACAGAAAAAATTAGCTCGAAGAATGCAAAAATACTTAGTGCATCACTCGAACATTCACCTTCATTCCTTAAGCTATAATCGTGTTTATTATTTGAGCGATATTGAGTTAAATGTCTTAGTTAAAATCCAACCGCAAGATCTGATTTACATTATCGGACATAGCTTAGGCGGTTGGAATGCTACGCATTTGGCACGTATTCTAAAAGATAAAGGATACCGAGTCCGTATTCTTGCAACGCTCGATCCGGTTGGAGAAGGTACGCTGGTTTGGATTGGATCAAATATTTATAAAAATCCGGAAACAGAACCGCTTGCCGATCTATGGATTAATATTCGAGCGGAAAATGACAATTTGGATCTATCCGATATAGTTGCGCAGATAGGTCGGCAATGGTTACTTAATGATGGGCCGGATATCAATGAAACGCTATACATTCATCATTATGATGCTCAACGTATGCTAAGACACAAATTACATACCGGCAAATCCATTATGGACTATATCATCGAAAATATTCGACAACTTTTATAA
- a CDS encoding RidA family protein, with the protein MIQRIDVSKRFSEVAIHNGVVYLAGQVPTDDSQDAYQQTKQVLAEIDKCLAKANTDKSKILMATVYLANMAYYDEMNRAWDEWVAENNAPPRAAVEARLANSNWKVEIVITAAI; encoded by the coding sequence ATGATTCAACGTATTGATGTCAGTAAACGTTTCTCTGAAGTTGCAATTCATAACGGCGTGGTTTATCTCGCTGGTCAAGTGCCGACGGACGATAGCCAAGATGCTTATCAGCAAACCAAACAAGTGCTTGCGGAAATTGATAAATGCTTAGCTAAAGCCAATACCGATAAAAGCAAGATCTTAATGGCAACCGTTTATCTTGCGAATATGGCTTATTATGATGAAATGAACCGTGCATGGGACGAATGGGTTGCGGAAAATAATGCGCCACCACGGGCTGCGGTGGAAGCAAGACTCGCAAATTCGAATTGGAAGGTTGAAATCGTCATAACCGCAGCCATTTAA
- a CDS encoding branched-chain amino acid aminotransferase gives MALKDLDWANLGFSYIKTDYRFIAHWKDGKWDEGQLTTDNTLHIHEGSTALHYGQQCFEGLKAYRCKDGSINLFRPEENAKRMQGTARRLLMAEVPTELFVRACKEVVKANQDWLGPYGSGATLYLRPFLIGVGENIGVKAAPEYIFSVFCCPVGAYFKGGLAPSNFITTDYDRAAPVGTGGVKVGGNYAASLLPHELAVQQGTATRKFADAIYLDPKTHTKIEEVGAANFFGITKDNKFITPASESILPSITKYSLLHIAKERLGMETIEGDVYIDQLDQFAEAGACGTAAVITPVGGIQHKDNFHVFYSETEVGPVTKRLYAELTGIQFGDVEAPEGWIVKVE, from the coding sequence ATGGCTTTAAAAGATTTAGACTGGGCCAATTTAGGCTTCTCATATATTAAAACGGATTATCGCTTTATCGCACATTGGAAAGACGGTAAATGGGATGAAGGTCAATTAACTACCGATAACACACTCCACATTCACGAAGGTTCAACCGCACTTCACTACGGTCAGCAATGTTTCGAAGGCTTAAAAGCCTATCGTTGCAAAGACGGCTCTATTAACTTATTCCGTCCGGAAGAAAATGCAAAACGTATGCAAGGTACTGCACGTCGCTTATTAATGGCGGAAGTGCCGACCGAATTATTTGTACGCGCTTGTAAAGAAGTGGTAAAAGCAAACCAAGATTGGTTAGGTCCATACGGTTCAGGTGCAACGCTTTACTTACGTCCGTTCTTAATCGGTGTCGGTGAAAATATCGGGGTGAAAGCGGCGCCGGAATACATTTTCTCGGTATTCTGTTGCCCGGTGGGTGCTTATTTTAAAGGCGGTTTAGCACCGTCTAACTTTATTACGACTGACTACGACCGTGCGGCACCGGTTGGAACCGGCGGCGTTAAAGTCGGCGGTAACTATGCGGCAAGTTTGTTACCGCACGAATTAGCCGTACAACAAGGTACAGCAACCCGTAAATTTGCCGATGCGATCTACCTTGATCCGAAAACTCACACCAAAATTGAAGAAGTGGGTGCGGCAAACTTCTTCGGTATTACCAAAGATAATAAATTTATTACCCCTGCGTCAGAATCTATCTTACCAAGTATTACCAAATACTCGTTATTACATATCGCCAAAGAACGTTTAGGTATGGAAACGATTGAAGGCGACGTATATATCGATCAATTGGATCAATTCGCCGAAGCCGGTGCTTGCGGTACGGCGGCGGTAATTACGCCGGTTGGCGGTATTCAACATAAAGATAACTTCCACGTGTTCTATTCGGAAACGGAAGTCGGTCCGGTCACAAAACGCTTATATGCGGAACTTACCGGTATCCAATTCGGTGATGTTGAAGCGCCGGAAGGCTGGATTGTTAAAGTAGAATAA
- the grxD gene encoding Grx4 family monothiol glutaredoxin, whose amino-acid sequence METIDTIEKIKKQIGENPILLYMKGSPKFPSCGFSARAVEAVINCQVPFGYVDILTNPDIRAELPKFANWPTFPQLWVKGELVGGCDIVLEMFQKGELQTLLKEVAAKHA is encoded by the coding sequence ATGGAAACTATCGATACTATTGAAAAAATCAAAAAACAAATCGGCGAAAACCCAATTCTACTTTATATGAAAGGTTCGCCGAAATTCCCTTCATGCGGTTTCTCTGCCCGTGCGGTAGAAGCGGTAATTAACTGCCAAGTACCATTCGGTTATGTAGATATTTTAACGAATCCGGACATTCGCGCCGAGTTACCGAAATTCGCAAACTGGCCGACTTTCCCACAATTATGGGTGAAAGGCGAATTAGTCGGCGGTTGTGACATCGTATTAGAAATGTTCCAAAAAGGCGAACTTCAAACCTTATTAAAAGAAGTCGCGGCAAAACACGCTTAA
- the recR gene encoding recombination mediator RecR, producing MQISPLLENLMEALRALPGVGPKSSQRMAYHLLQRNRAGGVNLSKALNEAMTHIGHCHSCRTFTEEDECNICKNPRRQMSGQLCVVEMPEDIQAIEQTGQFSGRYFVLMGHLSPLDGIGPREIGLDLLQSRLENESFHEVILATNPTIEGDATANYIAEICRIHNVKVTRIAHGIPVGGSLEMVDGTTLSHSFAGRRDISL from the coding sequence ATGCAAATTAGCCCTTTACTCGAAAATCTGATGGAAGCCCTACGTGCATTACCCGGTGTCGGCCCGAAATCCTCACAACGTATGGCGTATCATTTATTGCAACGCAATCGCGCCGGCGGTGTAAATTTATCTAAAGCCTTGAATGAAGCGATGACGCATATCGGTCATTGTCATTCTTGCCGTACTTTTACCGAAGAAGACGAATGCAATATTTGTAAGAATCCTCGCCGCCAAATGAGCGGTCAGCTTTGCGTGGTTGAAATGCCGGAAGATATTCAAGCGATCGAGCAAACCGGACAATTTTCCGGACGTTACTTTGTATTGATGGGACACCTTTCGCCGCTTGACGGCATCGGTCCGAGAGAAATCGGCTTAGATCTGTTACAAAGCCGTTTAGAAAACGAATCTTTTCACGAGGTTATTCTTGCCACCAATCCGACGATTGAAGGTGATGCTACCGCCAACTATATTGCGGAAATCTGCCGTATTCACAACGTGAAAGTAACTCGAATCGCGCATGGGATTCCGGTCGGCGGTTCATTAGAAATGGTGGACGGTACGACCCTTTCCCACTCTTTTGCCGGCAGACGAGATATTTCGCTATAA
- a CDS encoding YbaB/EbfC family nucleoid-associated protein, whose product MFGKGGLGGLMKQAQQMQERMQKMQEEIAQLEVTGESGAGLVKVTINGAHNCRRIEIDPSLMEDDKEMVEDLVAAAFNDAVRRAEEMQKEKMASVTAGMQLPPGMKFPF is encoded by the coding sequence ATGTTTGGAAAAGGCGGCTTAGGCGGTTTAATGAAACAAGCTCAGCAAATGCAAGAGCGTATGCAAAAAATGCAAGAAGAAATTGCACAGCTTGAAGTAACCGGAGAATCCGGTGCGGGTTTAGTAAAAGTAACCATCAATGGTGCGCATAATTGCCGTCGTATCGAAATCGATCCGTCATTAATGGAAGACGATAAAGAAATGGTGGAAGATTTGGTTGCCGCGGCATTCAATGATGCCGTTCGCCGTGCGGAAGAAATGCAGAAAGAAAAAATGGCAAGCGTGACTGCCGGAATGCAATTACCGCCCGGTATGAAATTCCCATTCTAA